One genomic window of Verrucomicrobiota bacterium includes the following:
- the guaA gene encoding glutamine-hydrolyzing GMP synthase, producing the protein MSEEIVILDFGSQYTQVIARRIRECNVYSTILRYDTPAAKIAARKPRGLILSGGPASVYAQDAPLPDRGIFKLGVPILGICYGVQLFAQYLGGKVEPGQKREFGKGTLTIRDGGCPILKKLPCSLQVWNSHGDKLTRLPAGFKPVAVTENSDYAAIEDKARQFYGIQFHPEVAHTPRGREILSNFVHGVCGCGKEWTMRSYIDQSVEEIRVQVGDEKVILGLSGGVDSSVAAALLHKAVGDQLTCIFVNNGLLRAREAEVVQKVFGRHFKIKLQYENASKIFLKRLKGVTDPERKRKIIGRAFIEVFEAATRRAGKARFLAQGTLYPDVIESVPIAGNPAALIKSHHNVGGLPKRMKFELVEPLKCLFKDEVRQLGLELGLPKEIVLRQPFPGPGLAVRILGEVTPRRLEILRNADAIVVEEMKASEWYYKIWQSFAVLLPVRSVGVMGDERTYDYTIALRAVDSKDGMTADWVKLPYELLEKLSNRIINEVKGVNRVCLDISSKPPATIEWE; encoded by the coding sequence ATGAGCGAAGAAATTGTCATCCTCGATTTTGGCTCGCAGTACACCCAGGTCATCGCCCGGCGCATCCGCGAGTGCAACGTCTATTCCACGATTCTGCGCTACGATACGCCGGCAGCCAAAATCGCCGCGCGCAAACCGCGGGGCCTGATCCTGTCCGGCGGGCCAGCGAGCGTGTACGCCCAAGACGCGCCTTTGCCGGATCGCGGCATCTTCAAGCTGGGCGTGCCGATCCTGGGGATTTGTTACGGCGTCCAATTGTTCGCGCAGTACCTGGGCGGAAAAGTTGAGCCAGGCCAGAAGCGTGAATTCGGCAAAGGCACCCTGACGATTCGGGACGGTGGTTGCCCGATCCTCAAGAAGCTTCCCTGCAGCCTCCAGGTTTGGAATTCGCACGGCGACAAACTCACGCGCCTGCCGGCGGGTTTCAAACCTGTCGCGGTTACGGAGAATTCCGATTACGCGGCGATTGAGGACAAGGCGCGGCAATTCTATGGAATCCAATTTCACCCCGAAGTCGCGCACACGCCACGCGGCCGCGAGATCCTCAGCAATTTCGTCCACGGCGTGTGCGGTTGCGGCAAGGAGTGGACGATGCGGAGCTACATTGACCAATCGGTCGAGGAAATCCGGGTGCAGGTCGGGGATGAGAAAGTCATTCTCGGTCTGAGCGGCGGCGTGGATTCGAGCGTCGCGGCGGCTCTCCTCCACAAAGCCGTCGGCGATCAACTCACGTGCATCTTCGTGAACAACGGCCTGCTGCGCGCGCGCGAGGCGGAAGTTGTCCAGAAAGTCTTTGGCCGCCATTTCAAGATCAAGCTGCAATACGAGAACGCGTCGAAGATTTTCCTGAAACGACTCAAAGGCGTCACCGATCCGGAGCGGAAGCGAAAGATCATTGGTCGCGCGTTCATTGAGGTGTTCGAAGCGGCGACGCGGCGGGCGGGCAAGGCCCGGTTTCTGGCGCAAGGCACGCTCTATCCCGATGTGATCGAATCCGTGCCGATTGCAGGCAACCCGGCCGCGCTCATCAAGAGCCACCACAACGTTGGCGGCTTGCCGAAGCGGATGAAGTTTGAGCTGGTCGAGCCGTTGAAATGCCTGTTCAAGGATGAAGTGCGGCAACTCGGACTCGAACTCGGATTGCCGAAGGAAATCGTGCTGCGCCAGCCGTTCCCAGGCCCGGGCCTGGCCGTGCGCATCCTGGGTGAAGTCACGCCCCGGCGTTTGGAAATTCTTCGCAACGCGGATGCCATCGTGGTCGAGGAAATGAAAGCGAGCGAATGGTACTACAAAATCTGGCAGAGCTTTGCGGTCCTCCTCCCCGTGCGCAGCGTCGGCGTGATGGGCGACGAGCGGACTTACGATTACACCATCGCCTTGCGCGCCGTGGACTCGAAGGACGGAATGACCGCGGATTGGGTCAAGCTGCCGTATGAACTTCTGGAGAAGCTCTCGAACCGGATCATCAACGAAGTGAAAGGGGTCAACCGCGTTTGCCTGGACATCTCCAGCAAACCGCCGGCGACGATTGAGTGGGAGTGA
- a CDS encoding adenylate/guanylate cyclase domain-containing protein, which translates to MDPEFRAPVLSFESAACQSVFEIESASEKTAEGLLHFENPNPFTVQIALESVEWSEDILTAAQVTNWQEFRDLFDAEVISPNEQITVGAQIVLFTDLRGSTAMYNGIGDAPAYVVVRDHFAVLIEAVRDHHGAIVKTIGDAIMAVFSRVEEALASVQQMHERLHAALPATDLPAPLMLKSSLHIGPCLAVNANVKLDYFGTTVNFTARMDGCCLGNDLAVSDELYARPETQEFLKKTGRTAEPKEVKFRGFDQPNRVWRIQMI; encoded by the coding sequence TTGGATCCGGAATTTCGCGCCCCAGTTCTTTCCTTCGAGTCCGCTGCTTGCCAGAGCGTTTTTGAAATCGAATCCGCATCCGAGAAAACCGCCGAAGGTCTGCTGCATTTCGAGAACCCAAATCCTTTCACCGTTCAGATTGCCCTGGAAAGTGTCGAGTGGAGCGAAGATATCCTGACCGCGGCCCAGGTGACGAACTGGCAGGAGTTCCGCGATTTATTCGACGCCGAGGTCATTTCTCCCAACGAACAGATCACCGTGGGCGCGCAGATCGTGTTGTTCACGGACCTGCGCGGCTCGACCGCGATGTACAACGGGATCGGCGACGCGCCGGCCTACGTCGTCGTTCGGGATCATTTCGCAGTGCTCATCGAGGCGGTTCGCGATCATCACGGCGCCATCGTCAAAACGATCGGCGATGCCATTATGGCGGTGTTCAGCCGCGTAGAGGAAGCGCTCGCGTCGGTCCAGCAAATGCACGAACGGCTGCACGCGGCGCTGCCGGCGACCGACCTCCCTGCGCCCCTGATGCTGAAATCCAGTTTGCACATCGGCCCATGCCTGGCCGTCAACGCCAACGTCAAGCTCGATTACTTTGGCACGACGGTGAATTTTACCGCGCGCATGGATGGCTGTTGCCTGGGGAATGATCTGGCGGTTTCAGACGAACTGTATGCCCGGCCGGAGACGCAGGAGTTTCTGAAGAAGACCGGCCGGACTGCCGAGCCGAAAGAAGTCAAGTTTCGCGGCTTCGATCAACCGAACCGCGTGTGGCGGATACAGATGATCTGA
- a CDS encoding polyprenyl synthetase family protein, with the protein MSVASTFVGSSRSSSFNLGAYLDARSRAINRALDRFLPTARTKPGTIHRAMRYSLFAGGKRIRPALCLAAAEACGGQVQAAMALACAVECIHTYSLIHDDLPAMDDDDFRRGKPTNHKVFGEGIAILAGDALLTQAFEIAAQAKGWPRHPHRTIFQELTRAAGSLQLIAGQVADLEGEGKSVSAGQLRYIHERKTSALLCCAVRLGGMSANCTPAQLSALTDFGYHVGLAFQVIDDILDVTQTSEQLGKTAGKDHAAEKATYPAILGLDRSRKIALQLTNKAYSALRPFEGRAVALEALARYLLERDR; encoded by the coding sequence GCGCTCGACCGATTTCTGCCGACGGCCCGAACCAAACCCGGCACGATCCACCGGGCGATGCGTTATTCGCTGTTCGCCGGGGGCAAAAGGATTCGCCCGGCGCTCTGCCTGGCCGCGGCGGAAGCGTGCGGCGGCCAAGTTCAAGCCGCGATGGCCCTCGCGTGCGCCGTGGAATGCATCCACACCTACTCGCTCATTCACGACGATCTCCCGGCGATGGACGACGACGATTTTCGCCGGGGAAAGCCCACCAACCACAAAGTTTTCGGCGAAGGCATCGCGATCCTGGCCGGAGACGCTCTGTTGACCCAGGCTTTCGAGATCGCAGCACAGGCCAAAGGTTGGCCGCGTCATCCCCACCGGACGATTTTCCAGGAATTGACTCGCGCGGCAGGTTCGCTGCAACTGATTGCCGGACAGGTTGCGGACCTGGAGGGGGAAGGCAAATCGGTTTCCGCCGGCCAACTGCGGTACATCCACGAACGCAAAACTTCCGCGTTGCTGTGTTGCGCCGTGCGATTGGGAGGGATGAGCGCGAATTGCACGCCGGCCCAATTGAGCGCGCTGACCGACTTCGGCTACCATGTCGGTCTGGCGTTTCAGGTGATCGACGATATTCTCGACGTGACTCAAACCAGCGAGCAACTCGGCAAAACCGCCGGGAAGGATCATGCCGCCGAGAAGGCGACTTACCCGGCCATTCTGGGTTTGGACCGTTCCCGGAAAATCGCCCTGCAGTTGACGAACAAAGCTTACTCGGCGCTTCGCCCCTTCGAGGGCCGGGCCGTGGCCTTGGAAGCACTGGCCAGGTACTTGTTGGAACGAGACCGGTAA